The proteins below come from a single Perca flavescens isolate YP-PL-M2 chromosome 8, PFLA_1.0, whole genome shotgun sequence genomic window:
- the rep15 gene encoding rab15 effector protein: MGQTTSKPNSNLFQNSNFFSSYKRGFASSPSDDQNMSLRPSIFSTLRKPPVSKPNDFIPLFNDCISAASSRTQEYLLFKDPEDKFYPSPEVLTQVFLMTYISQSVSLNMTDAFNCTAMTPGQRILLGADWVWAVLEKPTKNPRIQIAVQVLHLPDREDAEENSIPPEAFSESVQIAQKESSNKTMYERMVDFCTSIGKDCYALFLFLGRKSDKENIYGVLSNNFEAAIGKCDKIDRAFIENFFKGSRYLHTPQGMMQAIVTKKEGDPLTLMIKFS; this comes from the exons ATGGGCCAGACCACCAGCAAACCCAATTCTAACCTCTTCCAGAACTCCAATTTCTTCTCCTCTTATAAGCGTGGCTTCGCCAGCAGTCCCTCCGACGATCAGAACATGTCCCTTCGACCGAGCATCTTCTCCACACTAAGGAAGCCCCCAGTCTCCAAACCCAACGATTTCATACCTCTATTCAATGACTGCATCTCTGCCGCCTCATCCAGAACTCAAGAATACCTCCTCTTCAAAGACCCAGAGGACAAATTCTACCCAAGCCCTGAGGTGCTCACTCAG GTCTTCCTGATGACCTACATCTCTCAGAGTGTCAGCCTCAATATGACAGACGCCTTCAACTGCACGGCCATGACGCCCGGGCAGCGAATCCTCCTGGGGGCTGATTGGGTCTGGGCCGTGCTGGAGAAGCCCACCAAGAACCCTCGGATCCAGATTGCTGTGCAGGTCCTACACCTGCCCGACAGGGAGGACGCTGAGGAGAACAGCATCCCCCCGGAGGCCTTCAGTGAGTCTGTCCAGATTGCCCAGAAGGAGTCCAGCAACAAGACAATGTACGAGAGGATGGTGGACTTCTGTACATCCATCGGCAAGGATTGCTACGCCCTCTTCTTGTTCTTGGGGAGGAAAAGCGACAAGGAGAATATCTATGGCGTACTCAGCAACAACTTTGAGGCCGCCATCGGGAAGTGCGACAAGATTGACAGAGCTTTTATTGAGAACTTCTTCAAAGGTTCAAGGTATCTCCATACACCTCAAGGAATGATGCAGGCCATTGTCACTAAGAAAGAGGGAGACCCTCTCACTCTCATGATTAAATTTAGCTAA